A stretch of DNA from Glycine max cultivar Williams 82 chromosome 18, Glycine_max_v4.0, whole genome shotgun sequence:
tttttcaatttgatcactttttttagtgattttagaATGGTTTAGATCGATTTGAACATCCTTAATTTACCATATCCACAAACTTTTTTAGTCGTTGAAACCTTGCAACCCAAGCAGTTAAGCACCAAGCCCCTCCTCGTCTAGTCATAAATCGCATTAGCCTTGTCATCAACCGTCATGTCACTTTTGGATTTATACTCTCACTTTCACCATTCTGTCGCAAAACCCTGTAGACACAATAGTTGGACACAAATTCATATGTTACATGAATGAATAATAACAGAATAACCTATCagacaataaattaaaacaatatagtATGAGAATTCGAGAAGAGTTCCACTTTTTTATATACGaaggaaagtttttttttagagaatttgaaGATTATAGGGATGCACTCAATCATTTTAATTAGAGACAATTTTTTTCAGAGAAATATAAAGATGATAGGAGTAAAAAGAAtatgaatatgaaaaaaaaaataggaatcgtCTCACAGTCTCAATGATATAGAaccaattttttcaaagaaatatataaaaagtagaAACAAAGCTTTTtagaaaagtatataaaaaaaaaaaaggaatacacTCAATgatataagaaataattttctagaaaagtataaaaaataatactgcCTGCCAtatttgaataagaagaattcATACCTTTTTCTATGAATGAGTCCTTTGGATTAGTCATCTGCAATTTAAaccttaaataataaaaaaaaactttaaggtTTAGGGTTATCAAAGAGAAGGTTTTTTTTGAAGGAGAGAAGAAGGCAGAGTTACGGTAAACCACCATGTCTCACCGGAAGCAATCATCGTGCCACCAAGTTTAGGGTCGTTGGAATCCCGTGCTACAAATTCTCAATTGCAATTCTTggacaaagataaaaaagaaacatcattatctattgtgATATATACTGTTAAGCTCAAATTAATCCAATATCAATATTTACGTGTTCAAATTTCCTAATCTAAcatcaatcaatcaaatttcTTAATCTAAAATCAATACTATGTCAACAAATGAACTAAAATTAGCACATGCAATATATATTTCCTTTTGTAGAATATTATATTTCCTGTTTTAGTctcgaaaatattttttcttttagtcacgtacctaaaatatattatgaactaaaatatgtatttccttttttaaaattacgaaaatatataataacaaagATTGTGAATGTACtaatataataatgatattgttgattgattgattttaatggattttttattaaatgcgattgtaattttaattcatgataattttatattttattttgtttattttaaaggggaagagaaataaataatgtGAGAATTAATTTAATCAGTGTTTGTCACgtagttaaattaattatgtgtgacttaatttaactattaattgataataataatatatttataattattaataaagataattattcattttggcatatatattttttattattaaattatcctttaaatgtaattatttttattttattcataaatctttaaaattaattattactacttttttaaagtgttttttcttttttatattatagatAGAGACACTTTCAACCTATGCCCATAGTGACACATACACGACATATATGTAGATACCTATTAAACACATCAAACTGGACTCGGACGTCAATGTTGTGTTGATATTATTGTCATGTGGAACACCAAACACGACAAAGGAGTAAGTATCCCTACTTCATAGCTTTCaactaataataatgatatgaaAACGATTTATATTCAGCTGAGAGACATTTCACCTCATAAAAGTTCATTATCTTAAAAAGGTTTTCCATATTTCAAAGTAGAAAACCCCTCTTCGTAAGTTAGCTCACTGGCACTGCTGCTTCAACTCACTCCCAAGTTTCCTCCTTTCTCACATATAAGCAATGCCAACGTAAGTTTCAGCAATCAGCCTTCATTTATTTCCCCCTCAAATCCGAATGGTTTCTCTTGATGGTGCGTTTTTTTAATTCATCTTTGTCTCTTTCTACTTTCCTCGctgtttaatttctatttttattatctgggtattcatttattgtttttcacTATTGCTGCTTTCTATTGGGTAGTTGTTGAATTGGACAAGGGAAATAtgtgaattaattttttggaattTCTGTGCATTCTTTTCTGCTTGGTGTGGATTTGAGTTAGATGGAGCTTCTGTGGCGTTGTGTTGGATAAGTTAGGCATGGTAACCGtgtttgtcaattttttatttattttttatggataGCTAGTTGTGCTTGTTTCTGATGAATGTGAATTGGCACTAAACAAGGCCAAACCAACTTATGAATTTGaattgtttgtctcttgaacATCCTATTTTGGATACCTTTTGGTGTTAGAATCGTGAGAGGAAACCAACAAGATTTGATCTTGAATGAAATTTATGAACTATCAATtgagaaaaatgattttaatttctcatcaaTCTAATCATCAGTCTTTATAAGCTGAAGGACTGGTATGTTACCATGTTTACAATGTAATTGTTACCACACCTGGATACtccaaaaatgtaaaagaattaGTGTCCAACATGTATCCAATATTGATATCATTCAATACGGCGACACATATCTAAAAggtatgaaattaatttgtttttaaacttACCTGATTTTTAGAATTACCAGACACGGCTCCATTTCAAATAGATACATACAATGGCGGCAATGAGATTAGAACTAAGACCTCATGCAAATTACCCAAACTCCCTACCATTGGGTCGATCCTAGTGGATTATTgttaagtttcttttacctttacCCTATTAGTCTTTTATATGTTGGACAaatgacctcaataacttaagatggggtgaattaagtttcaaaattttttcactaacaaactttaaccccTTTGTAAATGATAGACTTagaatggaaaagaaaaagaaacaatcaatttaacaatgtttttttaaacatgcaagacaaaactgattgcaataacataaatgagataagggaagagagaaatgcaaactcgatttatattggttcagccacttcctgtgcctacatTCAATCCTCaagcaatccacttgagattttcactaaatttgtaaaaaaacctttttacaaCTTATGAACACCCAATGAAtctctttcccttgtgttcaggaaactcacaattcaagagacaatcagtctcttgattacaacttactttctgagatgaacagaaagatttctcttctttagagtggataatacaatttgatgtTCCTAGATGAACTGTCAATAGATGTGTTtgtccaagagttgttgagagagcatttgacaataaatttctcttagaatatctctcccTTACTTTTCGAAatcagacacacacatatatatagatatatataggcctttctATAGGCCTTTcgtgtcttttcaaaatggtttgaagatatgtcttttcaaaaaaaaaaaattcttcactttttaaattgaatttcaagagttacgttaatggtaattgattacacatcaatggtaatcgattacaactttcaaaattcaaatttcaaacccttTTAAGAAGTTGATTTGcaaacttgtcttctggtaatcgattaccaatgccttGATATattggaaacaatgtgttttgaggcaaaaactgatcttgaatgaatcttgaagcaatgcttgtttgttgaaacaaccttgtattaatcttgaatcaatgtttaacctttgaatgtttgttgaagtaatcttgaaagcaaccttgtttgattattctttgacattatcaaaattatgtattcatacattcacaatctctccctttttgatgatgacaatcattagcAAGTGAATTCTTCtcaacatcatcaaaatctgcATTATtcacattctctccctttttgatgatgagaaTAATTATCAAGCAAATCTTTTTCAGCATCATCAAAAACCTCAAACCTACATGATTCACATTATATAGTGTAATTTGTTCCAAATTGCACCACAAAAAGGAGCCGCTGTCACTGCTAGCACTAGGGCTTGCAAATGATGGGCCCAATTTCCTTTAAATTCTCTTGTCCCTCTAACCATCCACCATAGCCACCCACAAACCATTGTGCCTTGCCACCAAATCTCTGAGCAATCCCCAATGAGCAGCCATCTGCTGCAGTCGCTAGAGTTGCTATTGGTTCTTACTACTCTGCTAGTTTTGTGTCTTTCAAGTTGTGCTCAAAGTTGGTTCCTGTTAACGTATCTTGGCCGTATCctatcttgattttttttttataattttccatATCCCTGTATCTTTATTGTATTATGTATCCAGATTCCAGACTTAGGTTATCACTTTACATATACGTGTGGTAGGACTCGTGTCTATGTTTAATTAGTTGAATGGGATAGATCCGCATAATGCAATCTCTAACATTATGAACAATTATATCAGGTCAGGGATATTGCACCAAGGCTTTCAATATGCTCTTAGATTGTGAACCTCTTGCCTTCATCTTTTCCATTTAGTATTGCAAAACATTATTGCAGCTGTCTCATTGATACATTGACTGCTACTCAGAGTTATTGAGGGGCAAAAATGAGTACACATAGTACGTTGGATATTGTTGTAAATGATATACTTCGAGTGGTCACACCAGTACAAGAAGATTGGGAGATACGATTTGcaattattaatgatttacGAAGTATTGTTGAATCTGTAGAAAGCCTGAGAGGTGAACTTTCTAGAAATTTTGTTTCTGTTCTCTATCCCCTCCCCCTTTTATTGCTAGTGTTGATAAGggttcttctttatttatttacaatttctACGCATGATCATATTTGCTGGCTTGAAGTGGATATCACTGAACCTAATGTTGCTTGTTGTAGACCATCTAAAGGTATGAGTGTATATGACGAAGGAAGATCCAAGAAGGGGCTAATTACATTCttctaattgtttttattagcaTTAGTTCTTCCTATACATATAATTGAATAGTTCTTTTATGCTTATGATTGAAGAATACACTAGATTCATTAATTACTTTACACTGCTATGAACCAGCATCAGAGTGGACATATCTCAGTATGTTGTAGGGAATGCCACAGGCCTCCCAAAGTTTTGAagtctttatttttgtttttgtatatataatgtGCCCAATCCACAAGTTTCGTTTTTTCTTAAATGCCCCCTTAATCAATTATATGTATCCCTCCAGTAATTTAATTCCATATCTTTCTTGATTAGTGTGCCAAAATATTGTGTGCTACATCTTATGGAgaaaagtttttcaaatttaaatggatTGAGTCATTAgtcttttattcatttattaatgttaaaaataaactgAAATTTTCTGTTAAGGgagattttattgttatatcatTCATCTTTGTTGTTATTACGTTATATGTTATAGTACTCAAGTATTTAATCATGTTTCAAACTATCTTACAGTTTTATCACTATTACAATTACATGGTTGTACTAAGTTGTTTTTTTCTCCTCATCCAAAGAAGGGAAAAGTAAAAGATGCCAACTTGTGGGGCAAGCTTTCAGACTAACTTGATGGTTTCTCCAATAAATAATGGAAATTAAGATGAATTTTATTATGCTTTATGCATAACAACTTCTCCagcatttaatttttgttgtttaccTTGAGTACCACAGATGTAGAAACAGATGGATTCAACTGACTTACCATGAAGTTTTCCGCTCTATATGAAGTCATGTCATAAGATGATTTAGGCTCCTATATCTTATAGATATAAGCAAATTTTAGTTCATTAGTTAagaaatttaagtatttaaagtTGTACTTCACTTTTGGAACAGGAGCAACTGTTGAGCCATTTGGATCATTTGTATCTAATCTCTTCACGCGATGGGGTGACTTGGATATTTCAATTGAGCTATCAAATGGTTTGCATATTTCATCTGCtgggaaaaaacaaaaacaaactttcTTGGGGGATGTTTTAAAAGCTTTGAGAATGAAAGGTAAAATTCTTATACTTGAAGCTTCTGTGATTTGGAAGTTAGTATAAAATCTGTGTATTTGTTAATCAAGTAGCTGATtcatttttcttccaatttgacaatttttctctctttatcttCACACAGTTGAAGCAATAGGATGTAAAGCTTAGTTGTTTTTTTCCCATTGAAGTGCAATTAGGTGTAATAAATATCCATGCAAGAAATTGTAGTGAGGGGTGCAAATCACTGTATATTTGTCATATGATTATTAATGTGTACTCTCGTTAACTAATGCAACTAGGATAAGTAGCAACTGGGTTActgtaaatatattatttggttATTTTATGGAGCACTTATTAGTGGCTTGTACAGGgtacaacttttattttatatcacttgaaattgttatttgcatgtaactttacaaataaaattgaaattggttGGATAATGTATTGACATGACTACTGTTGAAGATTAGGATATGGGGAGATGACTTCCCTTCAAAATTTTGACTGGATTGATGTCAAAGATAGGTCTTTTctattgattttctttaaatCTGGACAAAAATTACGCTTCAGTGACTGGAAAAAAACAGGGTGAATGATCTTATATGGTTGAGTTGCTCTATAATTTAATatccattttaaatttaagattgaGTCATGCTAGACTGCGTGATAATTTCATATACGCTATAAAATCATGTAAttacttgttgaaccaatcaatctaataatgatttttaatttttttattgctccCATGTCAATTTTTGGTCCTGATTATAAgaggtttattttatttgactAAATTTTTCCTTTAGATTTTAGAGTTTCATTAGCAGTGGTTATTAAGCTTTTCATAGCTTTCTTTGCCTTCAAAACTTAAGAAATTTGTGAGTTTCTTTAGTATGTCCTAATACATTCAGTAATAACATTAATTTGCAGGTGGAGGGAGCAACTTGCAGTTCATCTCCAATGCACGAGTgcccattttaaaatttaaaagctaCCGGCAGGGTGTATCTTGTGACATTTCAATTAATAACCTGCCTGGTCAAATGAAATCCAAGATTTTGCTTTGGATCAACAAGATAGATGGCCGTTTTCGTCATATGGTTTTACTGGTACATTCTTGAGTCTAAAGAAAGTTTGCTGTGATTGGAATTGAAGTTTGATTAATTCTTTTTGGTTTGTGTAGGTCAAGGAATGGGCCAAAGCACATAAAATCAATAACTCGAAAGCTGGAACTTTCAACTCCTATTCACTAAGTTTGcttgtgatattttattttcaggtATTTCTCCTTTTTCATATACCTTTTTTCCCCAAgtaatttcttatataaatatttgaaaagagGAAACACAGTGAAAGTAAggtgacaattttataattatattttaaaacattaaatagtAACAAAAAATGTTCTCTCAAACCAAACGGGCCCTAAAATAGTGGGTGCCTCCAGCCATCCGCTGTAATATGTTTTAACTGTTAGTAGTCTTCTCTCTGAAAATAATAGATGGATCTTCGTCCTCTGATGCATCCAATGTTTCCCTTCTTTTTCAGACATGTATTCCTGCAATTTTTCCACCGCTTAAAGATATATACCCTGGCAACATGGTTGATGATCTTATAGGTACATTTTGTCTTTCATTTTGAGCATGAAATATCCTTATTCTAACATTCTGAACCCGTTCATAGAAAGCTAAAATATTCGCTCTTTTTCTGTTCAGGTTGAGTGCATGCTTCATTGTTAAGAATTCTGTAAATGCCTATAATCTATTTCAATGCCAAGACTTCAAACATATTCACCTTGCTATTTCTTTTACTCCCTGCATTACTTTCCTTgtgtagttttcttttttacatttgAAGAATTAATCCTCTTTTTGAAAGGCATGATCATTATCATAGTTTGATGGGATTGATTTTAGTTTCAGAGGCCTTTggataatattttctaaaaggaTAGTGGCTAGAAGGTTTGGGGTTGACAAACAATCAACTCTAGATGACAGATTGAT
This window harbors:
- the LOC100800950 gene encoding protein HESO1 isoform X4; amino-acid sequence: MSTHSTLDIVVNDILRVVTPVQEDWEIRFAIINDLRSIVESVESLRGATVEPFGSFVSNLFTRWGDLDISIELSNGLHISSAGKKQKQTFLGDVLKALRMKGGGSNLQFISNARVPILKFKSYRQGVSCDISINNLPGQMKSKILLWINKIDGRFRHMVLLVKEWAKAHKINNSKAGTFNSYSLSLLVIFYFQTCIPAIFPPLKDIYPGNMVDDLIGVRSDAENLIAQTCDANINRFISNRARSINRKSVAELFVEFIGKFAKMDSMAVKMGICPYSGKWEQIEDNMIWLPKTYAIFVTPCLCTSYFLVTLWFCFGDKLRLVIARTVLDSNAVVANARFYHRYFLLLC
- the LOC100800950 gene encoding protein HESO1 isoform X2; the encoded protein is MSTHSTLDIVVNDILRVVTPVQEDWEIRFAIINDLRSIVESVESLRGATVEPFGSFVSNLFTRWGDLDISIELSNGLHISSAGKKQKQTFLGDVLKALRMKGGGSNLQFISNARVPILKFKSYRQGVSCDISINNLPGQMKSKILLWINKIDGRFRHMVLLVKEWAKAHKINNSKAGTFNSYSLSLLVIFYFQTCIPAIFPPLKDIYPGNMVDDLIGVRSDAENLIAQTCDANINRFISNRARSINRKSVAELFVEFIGKVEDPFEQPQNTARSVSAGQLKKITEAFARTHDLLTSTNQNQISLLSNMAPAHVIRCITRPYGGGYFHPTQPQVQRAIRPQLQSQRHFQNVSQGTSSNSSSSKGHTLVHRGQQIWRPKS
- the LOC100800950 gene encoding protein HESO1 isoform X1, which encodes MSTHSTLDIVVNDILRVVTPVQEDWEIRFAIINDLRSIVESVESLRGATVEPFGSFVSNLFTRWGDLDISIELSNGLHISSAGKKQKQTFLGDVLKALRMKGGGSNLQFISNARVPILKFKSYRQGVSCDISINNLPGQMKSKILLWINKIDGRFRHMVLLVKEWAKAHKINNSKAGTFNSYSLSLLVIFYFQTCIPAIFPPLKDIYPGNMVDDLIGVRSDAENLIAQTCDANINRFISNRARSINRKSVAELFVEFIGKFAKMDSMAVKMGICPYSGKWEQIEDNMIWLPKTYAIFVEDPFEQPQNTARSVSAGQLKKITEAFARTHDLLTSTNQNQISLLSNMAPAHVIRCITRPYGGGYFHPTQPQVQRAIRPQLQSQRHFQNVSQGTSSNSSSSKGHTLVHRGQQIWRPKS